One Arthrobacter sp. FW306-07-I genomic window carries:
- the sucB gene encoding 2-oxoglutarate dehydrogenase, E2 component, dihydrolipoamide succinyltransferase, protein MSESVNLPALGESVTEGTVTRWLKQVGDRVEVDEPLLEVSTDKVDTEIPSPVAGVIEEILVAEDETAEVGAPLVRIGDGSGGGSAPAEAPAAAPAEEAPAAAPAQEAPAEAAPAQEAPAQEAPAAGGGESHEVTLPALGESVTEGTVTRWLKAIGDSVDVDEPLLEVSTDKVDTEIPSPVAGTLQEIRVNEDETAEVGSVLAVIGSGAPAAAAPEAAPAAPQQEAPKPAPAESAPAQTAPAQAVPAQQAPEQAAPQAAPAPAAQAPAAPPAQEAAPAGGSESGYVTPLVRKLANQHGVDISSLSGTGVGGRIRKQDVIAAAEAKAAPAPAAAPAAAPAASAPAAAGAASSLRGTTQKAPRIRQVIARRMRESLEISTQLTQVHEVDMTKVAKLRARAKNSFQAQNGTKLTFLPFIAKAVAEALKQHPKLNAAYDEEKQEITYHNAEHLAIAVDTDKGLLVPVIADAGNLNLAGLAGKIADVASRTRDGKIGPDELSGGTFSITNIGSVGALFDTPIINQPQVGILGTGAIVKRPVVVADENGDDSIAIRSMMYLSLTYDHRLVDGADAGRFLQTLKARLEEGAFEADLGL, encoded by the coding sequence ATGTCTGAATCCGTTAACTTGCCCGCCCTCGGTGAGAGTGTCACCGAAGGAACCGTCACCCGCTGGCTCAAGCAGGTAGGTGACCGGGTAGAGGTGGACGAGCCGCTGCTCGAAGTCTCCACCGACAAAGTAGACACTGAAATCCCCTCTCCTGTAGCTGGCGTGATTGAAGAAATCCTGGTCGCTGAAGATGAGACCGCCGAGGTAGGTGCGCCGCTGGTGCGCATCGGTGACGGCTCCGGCGGCGGTTCCGCACCCGCTGAAGCTCCCGCGGCTGCCCCCGCCGAAGAGGCACCTGCAGCTGCTCCCGCACAGGAAGCACCCGCCGAAGCAGCCCCCGCGCAGGAGGCACCCGCCCAGGAAGCACCCGCTGCAGGCGGCGGCGAAAGCCACGAGGTCACCCTCCCCGCACTCGGCGAAAGCGTCACCGAAGGCACCGTGACCCGCTGGCTGAAGGCCATTGGCGATTCCGTCGACGTTGACGAGCCGCTGCTCGAAGTCTCCACCGACAAGGTGGACACCGAGATCCCCTCCCCCGTTGCCGGCACCCTGCAGGAAATCCGGGTCAACGAGGACGAAACGGCCGAGGTGGGCTCCGTACTCGCCGTCATCGGCTCGGGCGCTCCCGCTGCCGCGGCTCCGGAGGCTGCACCCGCCGCTCCCCAGCAGGAAGCCCCCAAGCCCGCACCGGCAGAGTCCGCTCCCGCGCAGACCGCTCCCGCCCAGGCTGTTCCTGCCCAGCAGGCCCCTGAGCAGGCTGCACCGCAGGCTGCCCCGGCTCCCGCCGCCCAGGCTCCCGCTGCTCCGCCAGCCCAGGAAGCAGCTCCGGCCGGCGGATCCGAGTCCGGCTACGTCACCCCCCTGGTCCGCAAGCTTGCCAACCAGCACGGCGTGGACATCTCCAGCCTCTCCGGCACCGGTGTTGGCGGCCGCATCCGCAAGCAGGATGTCATCGCCGCCGCCGAGGCCAAGGCTGCCCCCGCTCCCGCCGCTGCTCCGGCAGCAGCCCCCGCCGCGTCCGCCCCGGCTGCAGCCGGTGCAGCCTCGTCGCTGCGCGGCACCACCCAGAAGGCTCCCCGCATCCGCCAGGTCATCGCCCGGCGCATGCGCGAGTCGCTGGAAATCTCCACCCAGCTGACCCAGGTCCACGAAGTGGACATGACCAAGGTCGCCAAGCTTCGTGCCCGCGCCAAGAACTCGTTCCAGGCCCAGAACGGCACCAAGCTGACCTTCCTGCCCTTCATCGCCAAGGCAGTTGCCGAGGCCCTCAAGCAGCACCCCAAGCTCAACGCTGCCTACGACGAGGAAAAGCAGGAGATCACCTACCACAACGCCGAGCACCTGGCGATCGCCGTCGACACGGACAAGGGCCTCCTGGTTCCGGTCATCGCGGACGCCGGTAACCTGAATCTCGCCGGCCTGGCCGGCAAGATCGCCGACGTTGCTTCCCGCACCCGCGACGGCAAGATCGGTCCGGATGAACTGTCCGGCGGCACGTTCAGCATTACCAACATCGGTTCGGTTGGAGCGCTGTTCGATACCCCGATCATCAACCAGCCGCAGGTCGGCATCCTGGGCACCGGCGCCATCGTCAAGCGCCCCGTGGTGGTTGCTGACGAAAACGGCGATGACTCGATCGCCATCCGCTCCATGATGTACCTGTCCCTGACGTACGACCACCGCCTGGTGGACGGCGCCGATGCAGGCCGGTTCCTCCAGACCCTGAAGGCACGCCTGGAGGAAGGCGCGTTCGAAGCGGACCTGGGACTGTAA
- the lpdA gene encoding dihydrolipoyl dehydrogenase: MADQATAQEFDILVLGGGSGGYAAALRAVQLGLTVGLVEKAKLGGTCLHNGCIPTKALLHSAELADHARDSAKYGVNVTLDGIDINAVNAYKDGIIAGKYKGLQGLIKSKKAITVIEGEGKLQGTDTIVVNGTAYKGKNIVLATGSYSRTLPGLEIGGKVITSDQALTMDFIPKSAIILGGGVIGVEFASVWKSFGVDVTIVEGLPSLVPNEDATIVKNFERAFKKRGIKFSTGVFFQGVEQNDDGVKVTLVDGKTFEADLLLVAVGRGPVTANLGYEEAGVTIDRGFVITNERLHTGVGNIYAVGDIVPGVQLAHRGYQQGIFVAEEIAGLKPVVVEDINIPKVTYSEPEIATVGYTEKAAKEKFGEDQVQTQEYNLAGNGKSSILGTSGLIKLVRQKDGPVVGVHMIGARMGEQVGEAQLIVNWEAYPEDVAQLVHAHPTQNEALGEAHLALAGKPLHG; the protein is encoded by the coding sequence GTGGCCGATCAGGCAACTGCGCAAGAATTCGACATCCTGGTACTCGGTGGCGGCAGCGGCGGATACGCTGCAGCGCTGCGTGCGGTACAGCTCGGCCTCACCGTCGGCCTCGTGGAGAAGGCCAAGCTGGGCGGCACCTGCCTCCACAACGGCTGCATCCCCACCAAGGCCCTGCTGCACTCCGCAGAGCTGGCCGACCACGCCCGTGACTCCGCCAAGTACGGCGTGAACGTCACCCTCGACGGCATCGATATCAACGCCGTCAACGCGTACAAGGACGGCATCATCGCCGGCAAGTACAAGGGCCTGCAGGGCCTGATCAAGTCCAAGAAGGCCATCACCGTCATCGAGGGTGAAGGCAAGCTGCAGGGCACCGACACCATCGTGGTGAACGGCACCGCCTACAAGGGCAAGAACATCGTCCTGGCCACCGGCTCCTACTCGCGCACCCTTCCCGGCCTGGAAATCGGCGGCAAGGTCATCACCTCCGACCAGGCCCTCACCATGGACTTCATTCCGAAGAGCGCCATCATCCTGGGCGGCGGCGTCATCGGCGTCGAGTTCGCCTCGGTGTGGAAGTCGTTCGGCGTGGACGTGACCATCGTCGAAGGCCTGCCCTCCCTCGTTCCCAACGAGGACGCCACGATCGTCAAGAACTTCGAGCGTGCCTTCAAGAAGCGCGGCATCAAGTTCTCCACCGGCGTCTTCTTCCAGGGCGTCGAGCAGAATGACGACGGCGTCAAAGTCACCCTGGTGGACGGCAAGACCTTCGAAGCGGACCTGCTGCTGGTCGCCGTCGGCCGTGGCCCCGTCACGGCCAACCTGGGCTACGAGGAAGCCGGCGTCACCATCGACCGCGGCTTCGTCATCACCAACGAGCGACTGCACACCGGCGTGGGCAACATCTATGCCGTCGGTGACATCGTCCCCGGCGTGCAGCTGGCCCACCGCGGCTACCAGCAGGGCATCTTCGTGGCCGAGGAGATCGCCGGCCTGAAGCCCGTGGTGGTCGAGGACATCAACATCCCCAAGGTCACCTACTCCGAACCAGAGATCGCCACCGTCGGCTACACCGAGAAGGCTGCCAAGGAAAAGTTCGGCGAGGACCAGGTGCAGACCCAGGAATACAACCTGGCCGGCAACGGCAAGAGCTCCATCCTTGGCACCTCGGGCCTGATCAAGCTGGTCCGCCAGAAGGACGGCCCCGTGGTGGGCGTCCACATGATCGGTGCCCGCATGGGCGAGCAGGTGGGCGAGGCCCAGCTGATCGTGAACTGGGAAGCCTACCCGGAGGATGTGGCACAGCTGGTGCACGCCCACCCCACCCAGAACGAAGCCCTCGGCGAAGCCCACCTGGCGCTGGCCGGCAAGCCGCTCCACGGCTGA
- a CDS encoding OsmC family protein codes for MATTRNAHTVWTGSLTEGSGNTTLDSSGLGTFDVTWKARTEAAGGKTSPEELIAAAHSACFSMAFSHELSQAGFTPEEVNTKSEVGFQPGTGITGSHLTLNARIPGISQDEFQRIAEAAKKGCPVSQALAGIEITLDATLQS; via the coding sequence ATGGCTACAACACGCAACGCCCACACTGTATGGACCGGAAGCCTGACCGAGGGCTCGGGCAACACCACCCTGGACAGCTCGGGCCTGGGCACCTTCGATGTCACGTGGAAGGCCCGCACCGAAGCTGCCGGCGGCAAGACCAGCCCGGAAGAGCTCATCGCCGCAGCCCATTCAGCCTGCTTCTCCATGGCCTTCAGCCACGAACTGAGCCAGGCCGGCTTCACGCCCGAGGAGGTCAACACCAAGTCGGAGGTTGGTTTCCAGCCGGGCACCGGCATCACCGGCAGCCACCTCACCCTCAACGCCCGCATCCCCGGCATCTCGCAGGACGAGTTCCAGCGCATTGCCGAGGCCGCCAAGAAGGGCTGCCCCGTATCCCAGGCCCTGGCCGGCATCGAGATCACCCTCGACGCCACGCTGCAGTCCTAG
- a CDS encoding serine/threonine-protein kinase — protein sequence MDDAQAPEVPGYDVGRLLGRGGSADVWLARERRTGRDVALKYFRTAGSRTRGSAAITEEEMRREIRILSVLDHQHLISAHDAVRIGDAGGGTALTMDYAAGGSLARLVAARGRLTVGETVTVLTPIAQALGYLHGKGFTHSDVSPGNVLFTGQGKPMLSDLGIARMLGDPASPETAGTAGFLDPSPVDAVRAGLQPERDVYSAAALGWFCLTGAAPGRTADRPPLSLLVPGVPKELAAALEAGLNEDRRLRPNAVALATAVYRSAEPEPVDLSDAVHPTVLPELLTRRRIAPGTKGGGIRTKLQALRRRIATSPWSALSFTLSSGMPPAGRSKRQSMGQQLPPVDKKAALVPQGKHAGRPVAVPHGKHADGHVTGRRTRARTLVRALLPAIAAAAAGLWWLSAVGQPPWSETAATGSLPAAARPTETASDGGTGAAAPVDRARQEALAADPAVAVEGLAALRDHAFSSGRLELLADVNAPDSAAAAADERIAAQLRPTGHRLAGFTTTLAEVATEGGATRDHAVVRLVSATSGYSTVDAENSVLATGEPSRPQPLRLVLVSVDGQWRVSGILAGQ from the coding sequence ATGGACGATGCACAGGCACCTGAGGTCCCCGGTTACGACGTCGGCCGGCTCCTGGGACGGGGCGGCAGCGCAGACGTGTGGCTGGCCAGGGAACGGCGGACCGGCAGGGATGTAGCGCTCAAGTACTTCCGGACCGCCGGTAGCAGGACGAGGGGCAGCGCTGCCATCACCGAGGAGGAAATGCGGCGGGAGATCCGGATCCTTTCGGTCCTGGACCACCAGCACCTGATCAGCGCCCATGACGCCGTGCGCATTGGCGATGCGGGCGGCGGCACGGCGCTGACCATGGACTACGCTGCCGGAGGCTCCCTGGCGCGGCTGGTCGCGGCCCGCGGCAGGCTCACCGTGGGCGAGACCGTCACCGTCCTGACGCCCATCGCACAGGCCCTGGGCTACCTTCACGGCAAGGGGTTTACCCACTCCGATGTCTCCCCAGGGAACGTACTGTTTACCGGGCAGGGCAAACCCATGCTGTCGGACCTGGGCATTGCCCGGATGCTCGGGGATCCTGCCAGTCCGGAGACTGCAGGGACGGCCGGCTTCCTTGATCCGTCCCCGGTCGATGCCGTCCGCGCCGGACTGCAGCCTGAACGCGACGTCTACTCCGCTGCCGCGCTTGGCTGGTTCTGCCTGACAGGTGCTGCACCCGGCCGTACTGCCGACCGCCCGCCGCTGTCCCTCCTGGTTCCCGGCGTCCCCAAGGAGCTCGCGGCAGCCCTGGAAGCAGGACTGAACGAGGACCGGCGGCTGCGCCCCAATGCAGTGGCACTGGCTACGGCTGTGTACCGCAGTGCAGAACCGGAGCCGGTGGACCTCTCCGATGCCGTACACCCCACAGTCCTGCCTGAGCTGCTGACGCGGCGGCGCATTGCCCCTGGTACAAAGGGCGGCGGTATCCGGACCAAACTGCAGGCTTTGCGCCGCCGCATCGCGACGTCCCCTTGGAGCGCCTTGTCCTTTACCCTGTCATCCGGCATGCCGCCCGCGGGCCGGTCCAAACGCCAGTCCATGGGCCAGCAACTGCCGCCTGTCGATAAGAAAGCCGCGCTTGTGCCGCAGGGGAAACATGCTGGAAGACCCGTCGCCGTCCCCCACGGGAAACACGCCGACGGGCACGTAACCGGGCGGAGAACCCGGGCCAGGACTCTGGTACGTGCCCTCCTGCCGGCTATCGCCGCAGCGGCTGCCGGACTGTGGTGGCTGTCAGCCGTCGGACAGCCGCCGTGGTCAGAAACTGCCGCAACGGGTTCGCTGCCGGCAGCTGCGCGCCCGACCGAAACCGCTTCGGACGGAGGAACAGGAGCCGCCGCGCCGGTTGATCGCGCCAGGCAGGAGGCCCTTGCGGCTGATCCCGCCGTTGCTGTGGAGGGCCTGGCGGCGCTGCGGGACCACGCATTCAGCAGCGGCCGGCTTGAGCTGCTGGCGGACGTGAACGCGCCCGACTCCGCGGCAGCTGCAGCCGATGAGCGCATCGCCGCGCAGCTCCGCCCCACCGGGCACCGCCTGGCCGGCTTCACCACCACACTCGCCGAGGTGGCAACGGAAGGCGGTGCCACCCGGGACCATGCCGTCGTCCGGCTGGTGTCCGCCACCTCCGGCTACAGCACGGTTGACGCGGAGAACAGTGTGCTTGCCACCGGGGAACCCAGCCGGCCGCAGCCCCTTCGGTTGGTCCTGGTCTCCGTGGACGGCCAGTGGCGCGTCAGCGGGATCCTTGCCGGGCAGTGA
- a CDS encoding TIGR01777 family oxidoreductase yields the protein MHIVMAGASGLIGTSMSAAFRDAGHSVVTLVRRPPAGASEVRWDPAAGVLDPSSLAGADAVVNLSGAGIGDRPWTRKRVEELFSSRLGPTRTLVQAMARMDTPPKTFISQSASGYYGDAGNTVLREDAPAGSGTLAQICVEWEQAALAAPAGVRVVLARTGVVFSRSGGALGKLLPLLRLGVGGPFGNGRQFWPWVTLPDVSAAFLFLLDSTVSGPVNVTAPEQADVNTIVAALARALHRPAVLRVPAPVLRTVMPGLGEELLLFSQRMEPAALSSAGFRWQHGSLEEAARWVTAKDGRA from the coding sequence ATGCACATTGTCATGGCCGGCGCCTCCGGGCTCATCGGCACCTCCATGTCCGCAGCCTTTCGCGATGCAGGCCACTCCGTAGTGACCCTGGTCCGGCGGCCACCTGCCGGCGCAAGCGAAGTCCGCTGGGATCCGGCGGCGGGCGTCCTCGACCCCTCGTCACTGGCCGGCGCCGACGCCGTGGTCAACCTTTCCGGCGCCGGCATCGGCGACAGGCCCTGGACGCGGAAGCGGGTGGAGGAGCTGTTCAGCTCCCGGTTGGGCCCCACCAGGACCTTGGTGCAGGCCATGGCGCGCATGGATACGCCGCCGAAAACCTTCATCAGCCAGTCGGCGTCTGGTTACTATGGCGACGCCGGCAATACGGTCCTGCGAGAGGACGCACCTGCAGGTTCCGGCACCTTGGCGCAGATCTGCGTCGAGTGGGAGCAGGCGGCGTTGGCGGCGCCGGCAGGTGTGCGCGTGGTGCTGGCACGCACGGGGGTGGTCTTCAGCCGTTCGGGCGGAGCGCTTGGCAAGCTGCTGCCACTGCTGCGGCTGGGCGTTGGCGGGCCCTTTGGCAACGGACGCCAGTTCTGGCCTTGGGTCACCCTTCCGGATGTTTCGGCTGCCTTCCTCTTCCTCCTCGACTCCACGGTCTCCGGTCCGGTCAACGTGACCGCACCTGAGCAGGCTGACGTCAACACGATTGTCGCGGCCCTGGCCCGCGCCCTGCACCGGCCTGCCGTGTTGCGCGTTCCGGCGCCTGTGCTGCGCACAGTGATGCCGGGCCTGGGCGAGGAGCTCCTGCTGTTCAGCCAGCGGATGGAGCCGGCAGCGCTGTCATCCGCCGGTTTCCGGTGGCAGCACGGGAGCCTGGAGGAGGCGGCACGCTGGGTGACGGCCAAGGACGGCCGGGCCTAG
- a CDS encoding S41 family peptidase gives MTSSSYFRFPHLHGDLVTFVAEDDVWIAPLDGGRAWRVSSLQLPARNPRFTPDGKRLVWTVVQGTAPEVVSAEVDGGGYRQLTYFGHSTTKVKGFTAGGAVVVTSAFRQAESRHTHAYSVPFEGGWAQELPYGPVESVAYGPEVGDERPVVLASVLSREPAWWKRYRGGTAGKLWIDRDGNGEFERLLPDLDGNLTDPLWVDGRIAFLSDHEGYGNLYSVLPDGKDLRRHTDHQDFYVRHAATDGKRVIFESAGELWVLPDLGSEAEKLDITLGSASQTRRPALLDAVKHLGAVAPDTTGAASAVESHGTISWLRHKDGPSRIVEATPGVRGRLPRPLGDGRIAYIADHGGVEAIHIKDIAAPVPHNSAQVAAGSGKSGAPAVAPDSPDAEKQDIQGLETVSLPQPVPAAGAAVLAGSAAHAPADDEQQADVAPQDTATAAEALPPAVEAGITVPTPSRASSLEPSPDGRWIALGTSFGDVHVLDTRSGHLSPVASIGEGSISELAWSADSRWLAWSEPVTSFGSRSRLRLATVEQLDADPVDVTDGRFRDASPAFTPDGKFLAFLSNRSFDPVYDGHSFDLSFPSPIKPYLVALAADTPSPFGPSVDPAGGEPEADAEGTDEGEAGEKDTPGVRVDAEGLAHRVIGVPVPQGNYSSLAAVDGALLWLDSVLAGVTGDGKASQEDKDARPGLVRYDIVRRKQTTLVDAVDSYRLTGDRSKVVLVSDKQVTVVPSDAKADEESGKLVKVDLGRIRVLLDPLSVWGQAFDEAWRLQRDFFWTEDMAGQDWDSIHARYRPIVERLGSHDDLVDLLWELHGELGTSHAYVRPAAVTERGSRGQGRLGADLAHTANGWEITRILAGESSDPLATSPLTRPGVGAKAGDILLAIDGVPLSESTTPAMQLVGAAGRAVELTLLNGSGHGAAEGTQRRVAVVPVKDEERLRYQEWVAGNRRTVREASNGTFGYLHIPDMMANGWAQLHRDLDTETALDGLIVDVRRNRGGHTSQLVAELIGRKVTGWSMPRGEKPRTYPHHAPRGPVIILADEFAGSDGDIITQVSKLRGIGPVIGTRTWGGVVGIDNRFALADGTGVTQPRYANWFSGGVGWSVENYGVDPDIEVTYPPHAYAAGRDPQLEYGIGALKEMIQELPTDRPPARSGYRKLLPAPLPARPQGR, from the coding sequence ATGACCTCTTCGAGCTACTTCCGTTTCCCGCATTTGCACGGCGATCTGGTCACTTTCGTGGCCGAGGACGACGTGTGGATTGCGCCCCTGGACGGCGGCCGTGCCTGGCGCGTCTCGTCGCTCCAGCTGCCTGCCCGCAACCCGCGATTTACCCCCGACGGCAAGCGGCTGGTGTGGACCGTGGTGCAGGGAACGGCTCCGGAGGTGGTGTCAGCAGAGGTCGACGGCGGCGGGTACAGGCAGCTCACGTACTTTGGCCACAGCACTACAAAGGTCAAGGGATTCACCGCCGGGGGCGCCGTGGTGGTCACCAGCGCCTTCCGCCAGGCTGAAAGCCGGCACACCCACGCCTACAGCGTTCCGTTTGAAGGCGGCTGGGCGCAGGAACTTCCCTATGGCCCGGTGGAGTCAGTGGCGTATGGACCCGAAGTAGGCGATGAACGCCCCGTGGTGCTGGCGAGCGTGCTGTCCCGGGAACCGGCGTGGTGGAAGCGGTACCGCGGCGGCACGGCCGGGAAGCTGTGGATCGACCGCGACGGCAACGGTGAGTTCGAGCGCCTCCTTCCCGACCTTGACGGCAACCTCACCGACCCCCTCTGGGTGGACGGCCGGATCGCCTTCCTGTCCGATCACGAAGGCTACGGCAATCTGTACTCGGTGCTTCCCGACGGAAAAGACCTGCGCCGGCACACCGACCACCAGGACTTCTACGTCCGGCACGCCGCCACCGACGGCAAACGCGTCATCTTCGAGTCCGCCGGTGAACTCTGGGTACTCCCGGACCTCGGCTCGGAGGCGGAAAAGCTGGATATCACCCTCGGCTCGGCCTCGCAGACCAGGCGTCCTGCCCTTCTCGACGCCGTCAAGCACCTGGGCGCCGTTGCCCCGGACACAACAGGGGCCGCCAGCGCGGTGGAATCGCACGGGACCATTTCCTGGCTGCGGCACAAGGATGGGCCGTCCCGGATCGTCGAGGCCACGCCCGGAGTGCGGGGCCGCTTGCCCAGGCCCCTCGGCGACGGCCGGATCGCCTACATCGCCGATCACGGCGGTGTTGAAGCCATCCACATCAAGGACATCGCAGCGCCCGTCCCGCACAACTCTGCCCAGGTGGCGGCAGGGAGCGGCAAGTCCGGCGCTCCAGCCGTAGCCCCCGATTCCCCGGACGCGGAAAAGCAGGACATCCAGGGGCTGGAAACGGTCAGCCTGCCCCAGCCCGTTCCTGCAGCCGGGGCTGCGGTGCTGGCGGGAAGTGCAGCACACGCTCCGGCAGACGACGAGCAGCAGGCCGACGTTGCGCCACAGGATACGGCCACCGCCGCGGAGGCCCTGCCGCCCGCAGTAGAGGCAGGCATCACTGTTCCCACGCCCTCGCGCGCCAGTTCCCTCGAACCCAGCCCGGATGGCCGGTGGATTGCCCTTGGGACCTCCTTCGGCGACGTGCACGTCCTGGACACCCGCAGCGGCCACCTCAGCCCGGTGGCCAGCATCGGTGAAGGCAGCATTTCCGAATTGGCATGGTCGGCGGACTCCCGCTGGCTGGCGTGGTCCGAGCCCGTCACGTCCTTTGGCTCGCGCAGCCGGCTTCGGCTGGCCACTGTGGAGCAGCTCGACGCCGACCCCGTGGACGTCACCGACGGCCGCTTCCGCGATGCCTCACCGGCCTTCACTCCAGACGGCAAGTTCCTCGCCTTCCTGTCCAACCGCAGCTTCGACCCCGTGTACGACGGGCATTCGTTCGACCTCTCCTTCCCCAGCCCCATCAAGCCGTACCTGGTGGCACTCGCCGCTGACACGCCGTCGCCCTTCGGTCCATCGGTTGACCCCGCCGGCGGGGAGCCGGAAGCGGACGCGGAGGGCACGGACGAGGGCGAGGCAGGGGAGAAGGACACTCCTGGCGTCCGAGTGGATGCGGAGGGCCTGGCGCACCGCGTCATCGGAGTTCCGGTTCCGCAGGGCAACTACAGCTCGCTGGCGGCCGTCGACGGCGCACTCCTCTGGCTCGATTCCGTCCTGGCAGGTGTGACCGGCGACGGAAAGGCCAGCCAGGAGGACAAGGACGCCCGCCCAGGCCTGGTCCGCTACGACATCGTCCGGCGGAAGCAGACCACGCTGGTCGATGCAGTTGACAGCTACCGGCTGACCGGTGACCGCAGCAAGGTGGTGCTGGTTTCCGACAAGCAGGTGACCGTGGTGCCTTCGGACGCCAAGGCGGACGAGGAATCGGGCAAGCTGGTCAAGGTTGACCTGGGCCGGATCCGCGTCCTGCTGGACCCGCTCAGCGTCTGGGGCCAGGCATTCGACGAAGCCTGGCGGCTGCAGCGCGACTTCTTCTGGACCGAAGACATGGCCGGGCAGGACTGGGATTCCATCCACGCCCGTTACCGCCCCATCGTGGAACGGCTGGGTTCGCATGACGACCTGGTGGACCTGCTGTGGGAACTGCACGGCGAACTGGGGACGTCCCACGCCTACGTTCGTCCGGCCGCCGTCACCGAACGCGGCAGCCGTGGACAGGGCCGCCTCGGTGCCGACCTCGCGCACACGGCCAATGGCTGGGAAATCACCCGGATCCTGGCCGGCGAGTCCTCCGATCCGCTGGCTACCTCCCCGTTGACCAGGCCCGGTGTAGGCGCCAAAGCGGGGGACATCCTGCTGGCGATTGACGGTGTCCCGCTGTCCGAAAGCACCACCCCGGCCATGCAGCTGGTGGGAGCGGCAGGCCGCGCGGTGGAGCTGACCCTCCTCAACGGTTCCGGGCACGGTGCTGCCGAAGGCACCCAACGCCGGGTCGCCGTCGTGCCTGTCAAGGATGAAGAGCGCCTCCGCTACCAGGAATGGGTCGCCGGCAACCGGCGGACCGTCCGTGAAGCCTCCAACGGAACCTTTGGCTACCTGCACATCCCGGACATGATGGCCAACGGCTGGGCGCAACTCCACCGTGACCTCGACACGGAAACAGCATTGGACGGCCTCATCGTGGACGTACGCCGCAACCGTGGCGGTCACACCTCGCAGCTCGTCGCGGAACTGATCGGCCGCAAGGTGACCGGGTGGAGCATGCCGCGCGGGGAGAAGCCGCGCACGTACCCGCACCACGCGCCGAGGGGGCCGGTGATCATCCTGGCTGACGAGTTTGCCGGATCCGACGGCGACATCATCACCCAGGTGTCAAAGCTCAGGGGCATCGGGCCGGTCATCGGCACGCGCACCTGGGGCGGTGTGGTGGGCATCGACAACCGGTTTGCGCTGGCGGACGGCACCGGAGTCACCCAGCCCCGCTATGCCAACTGGTTCAGCGGCGGCGTTGGCTGGAGCGTGGAGAACTACGGCGTTGACCCCGACATCGAAGTGACCTACCCGCCGCACGCCTACGCGGCCGGTCGCGATCCCCAGCTGGAATACGGCATCGGGGCGCTCAAGGAGATGATCCAGGAGCTGCCCACGGACCGGCCGCCGGCCCGCTCCGGCTACCGCAAGCTGTTGCCTGCGCCGCTGCCGGCCCGCCCGCAGGGACGCTAG